The following proteins come from a genomic window of Gimesia chilikensis:
- a CDS encoding sigma-70 family RNA polymerase sigma factor, producing the protein MLEEQEDPQEFLERLKENPEGVLADEYDRYRDRLWRIVNFRLDHRLLGRVDADDILQEAYLDAATRIEHYLNDPATTFFIWLRTIVGQTLIDVHRRHLGAQKRDARREVKQKRRVFSASTSFQIADVLLGDLTSPSQAALKEELARQLHEALESMNEIDREILVLRHFEELSNLEASEVLEIEPKTASMRYFRALTRLRSILVQIPGIIE; encoded by the coding sequence TTGTTGGAAGAGCAGGAAGACCCCCAGGAATTTCTGGAACGGCTGAAAGAAAATCCGGAGGGTGTTTTAGCGGACGAATATGACCGCTACCGCGATCGGTTATGGCGAATTGTCAATTTTCGTCTCGATCATCGTCTGCTCGGACGTGTTGATGCGGATGATATTCTGCAGGAAGCCTACCTGGATGCGGCCACCCGGATTGAACATTATCTTAACGATCCGGCTACTACGTTTTTCATCTGGCTGCGGACCATCGTCGGTCAGACATTGATCGACGTACATCGTCGGCATCTTGGTGCACAAAAGCGTGATGCCCGCCGCGAGGTGAAACAAAAACGAAGGGTCTTTTCGGCTTCGACCTCGTTTCAGATCGCTGATGTTCTCCTGGGAGATTTAACTTCCCCCAGTCAGGCGGCCCTTAAAGAAGAGCTGGCCCGACAGTTACATGAAGCCCTTGAAAGCATGAACGAAATCGACCGGGAAATTCTGGTTCTGAGACATTTTGAAGAACTCTCCAACCTGGAGGCTTCCGAGGTACTCGAAATCGAACCCAAAACAGCCAGCATGAGATATTTCAGAGCATTAACCAGATTGCGCTCCATTCTGGTACAAATTCCCGGTATTATTGAATGA
- a CDS encoding phage holin family protein has product MAGEAMIRNSMKNQSPDIRGGFGDLIADLISLSELQIELLTIDSRDALRKSIYPLILLCLGLGLIVGAFPVMLFGMSWWLSEVTSLSLAGSCLTMALLSLAGAGLLFYLARKGLVHSLGHFKRTRDELRSNTQWIKKILSEKQCYHQTSTR; this is encoded by the coding sequence ATGGCTGGTGAAGCGATGATTCGTAACAGCATGAAAAATCAGTCGCCAGATATAAGAGGTGGATTCGGCGATTTGATAGCAGATTTGATTTCACTTAGTGAACTCCAGATTGAGCTTTTGACCATTGATTCCCGCGATGCCCTGCGCAAATCTATCTACCCTCTAATCCTGCTCTGCCTGGGTTTAGGCTTGATCGTTGGCGCCTTTCCCGTGATGTTGTTTGGCATGTCCTGGTGGCTTAGTGAGGTCACCAGTCTCAGTCTGGCGGGGAGTTGTCTGACCATGGCTCTATTGTCGCTGGCAGGGGCTGGATTACTGTTCTACCTGGCCCGAAAGGGGCTGGTCCACAGTCTGGGACATTTCAAACGAACTCGAGACGAGCTACGCAGTAATACGCAGTGGATAAAGAAAATTCTTTCTGAGAAGCAGTGTTATCATCAGACGTCAACCAGGTGA
- a CDS encoding DUF883 family protein, with the protein MVTREEIRGHWNELRGRIEKHWNQLSPHDLDGVEGETDQLVGKIQQKTGQASTEIRQELDCIVDDMSKSAARATEKLGENFENTVNKTKEQFQHASEAARAQYEHLNESMHKGYQQAEQTLRKNPVESVAVAFGTGLIAGVIVSLVWRR; encoded by the coding sequence ATGGTTACTCGAGAAGAAATACGCGGTCATTGGAATGAATTGAGAGGTCGGATTGAAAAACACTGGAATCAACTGAGCCCTCACGATCTGGATGGAGTTGAAGGAGAGACTGATCAGTTGGTGGGAAAAATCCAACAGAAAACCGGACAGGCTTCTACTGAAATCCGACAGGAGCTGGATTGTATCGTCGACGATATGTCCAAGTCAGCTGCCCGTGCTACCGAAAAGCTGGGGGAAAACTTTGAGAACACGGTCAATAAAACTAAAGAACAGTTTCAGCATGCCTCCGAAGCGGCTCGCGCACAATATGAGCACTTAAATGAATCCATGCACAAAGGGTACCAGCAGGCGGAACAGACGCTGCGAAAGAATCCAGTGGAATCAGTTGCGGTTGCTTTTGGGACTGGCCTGATCGCAGGAGTTATTGTGAGTCTGGTCTGGCGCCGTTAA